A window of Deltaproteobacteria bacterium contains these coding sequences:
- a CDS encoding prepilin-type N-terminal cleavage/methylation domain-containing protein, producing the protein MKRNAIGKAGFTLVELMVVIIIVGILAAIAVPLYTDYTEKARVTEATGMIGAIITAEKVYKQRTGNYFDASTVDDFKSHGVDIGDAIYFTYSATADGGTSFTVTASGTTKFEEVAGTSTITYDSSQPPGSRWSCSTGGKITDDMLPLE; encoded by the coding sequence ATGAAAAGAAATGCGATAGGCAAAGCAGGTTTCACCTTGGTTGAGTTGATGGTGGTGATTATCATCGTGGGGATTCTCGCGGCCATTGCGGTACCGCTTTACACGGACTACACGGAAAAGGCAAGGGTCACGGAGGCAACAGGCATGATAGGAGCCATCATTACTGCCGAGAAGGTCTATAAGCAACGAACGGGCAACTACTTCGATGCTTCGACTGTAGACGATTTCAAGAGCCATGGGGTCGACATCGGTGATGCCATCTATTTTACTTACAGTGCCACCGCGGATGGTGGGACGAGCTTCACCGTGACGGCTTCCGGAACCACGAAGTTCGAGGAGGTGGCGGGAACGAGCACGATCACCTATGACAGTTCGCAACCTCCCGGTTCCCGATGGTCGTGCAGTACGGGAGGAAAGATAACCGACGACATGCTCCCGCTGGAATAA